The Halococcus agarilyticus genome includes the window CAGCAGCGAGTGGCCCTTGGCAGAGCGATCGTTCGTGATCCAGAGGTGTTTCTGATGGACGAACCTCTCAGCAATCTGGACGCGAAACTGCGGACGACGATGCGTACGGAAATCCAGGAACTACAGGAAAAACTGGAGACGACCACCGTCTACGTCACGCACGATCAGACAGAGGCAATGACTATCGGCGATTCTATCGCGATACTCAACGACGGGAAGCTTCAGCAGCACGGCACGCCGCTGGAGTGCTATCATATGCCCAAGAACCGATTTGTCGCTGGTTTTATCGGTTCGCCGAGCATGAACTTCGTCGACTGTACGGTCTCCGATCGGTCGCTCGAGTATGGAGGGGGATCTCACAGCATGTCGGAGGACCTTCGAGCCGATCTCACGGATGCGCCAGAAGAGGTGACAGTGGGAATCCGTCCGAGCGATATCGAAATCGCTCGAGACCACGTAGACGATGCTGTCCGGTGTGAAATCAACGTGGTCGAACCGCTCGGCGATGTAACCCACGTCTACGTCACATTCGACGACACGGAACTGGTGGTCACAGTCGATGGCGAACGGGCAGTTCAAAACCAGCGATCGGTTCGTGTCAAATTCCCGGATGACAAACTGCACGTGTTCGATCAGGTGACTGGAGAGGCGATCCGGAACCGGGCCCCTCCCGAAGATCAGAGTGATCTACTGAGAGTGTGATCTCGATACGAAACCGCTGGCCGCCGGCTCAGTGGACCCAATCTTCGACTGCTGGAGGTTCGGAGATATCGGACCCGTTGAGTCGGCCGTGATCGTGAGCAGACGCCTTCACTCAGCTGGTGTTCAGGGTGACATATCCATCGAAGCCGAGAACGACTTCCTGAGCAACGTCACCGAACAGCGCCTTCCCAGTCGGCGATCGATGTCGGCCGAGCATGAAGACGTGATCACAGTCCCGGTCGGCCGCAACGTCGAGCACGGTACCGGCGACCTCGTCGTCGTCCGACGCTACGGCGATAGCCTCCACGTCCACAGCCTCCGGGAGAGTGTCGTTCGCCATCTCTTGGAGATCGTTTGCAGCGGCGTTGAGGACGGTCTGGCTATCGTAGCTCACGTTTTCGACCGAACCGATCAGAGCGAGCGTCTCGCTATCGGCCTCGTACTCCGTTCTGGTCACTACCTGCAGGAGAACGAGTTCTGCATCCGCGCCCAACGCCTGCTCCCCCGCCTCCCGGAGGAGATCCCGATGTTCGTCAGTCTTTTCAGCAACTACTAATCCTCGTATCATGTTCGAACCACTCGCAGTACTTCAGCATAAATCCACCGGAGCGCTCGTTCGTGATGTTTTTCGGATCGAACTCCTCTAACGGTTCGACCGCGGCCGGTTGTAAGTGTCTGGCAGATCCCCAACTGACGCTGGGTGACTCTCGCTGGAGTGCTCGACGCGTGACGCATGGGCCAGAGTGCAGAGGCGAGACAGTATCTCGTGTCACGAAGTGACACGCGCTGACGCCGTGAGGTGATTCGGTGACGTCGGCGAGCAGTCCCGCGCTCGATGTGACCTCTGGCGTGTGCAAACACGCCGAGGTTGGCGGTGAGAACACGAACCGCTTGCTCGTCACACCCCCGTCCTCTTCCGCCGCAACCTGCGATTCACGTCTAAAGGTCGCCCTATCGATACTGTGTGATGAACGTCCAGTGTTGCCGCTGAACATGCGAGCGTACGAAGTGCTGGAACGGGAACAGCCAGTTCAGTACAGCAATGCTGGAATGTGTCCATAACAGCGCTATTAGTGTTATGCAGTAGGACAGATCTGATACGCCTCCATTCGAGAGTGCCTTCCAAGCAATCAGCAGACAGTATCGAAGTAATACTGTGTGATCCCCCATCATTGCTGTATCTGTCCCAATCCTCCCGAATCACTGGATGTCGTGGGCCACTTCGGTAGCCGCCGACACGAGGATCGGTGGCTGTCGGTGAACAGTTTGTCGAGCAAACAACCGACGGCTCGGTCCCACGACTCCCCACAGACCGAACGAGCGATCTGCCGGCGACGGCACTACTCAGGAAACGTGAAGACTGGCTTGGTGGTCTGGGCCTCGAGGAACGTGGTGAACGCTGTCTCGGGGTCGTCGATCGAAAAGGACGTATCGATGATCTGCTCCGGTTCGATGACGGACTCCTCGATCAGCGACAGGGCTTGGCGGAAGTTCTGCCACAGCGATCCGTAGGAGGTATCGATATCGATTTCACCGCGAACGACGGGTGCCATCTTGATGCCACTCGGTTCGCCGGGTATCCCGACGATCAGGATCTGCCCGCCCTTTCGCACCTGTTCGGCGGCGATCTCTACCCCGGATCGATGACCGGTGGCGTCGAACACCACATCGAATCCGATATCGTCGGTGAACGCCGATGCGGCGCTGTCCAGCTCCCGTCGACCGAGGTCGATCGTTTCGATCCCGAGGTCGTTCGCCAGCGGCAGCCGGTAGTCCGCGTCGGGCTCGAGCCCGGAGAGAAGTACGGACGCTCCCATCGAGTCGGCGATCGCAGCGGTCAGCAGTCCGATGGGACCCGGCCCCTCTACGAGGGCGGTGTCTCCTGCAGTGAGAGCCGATCGCGTCAAGACGGCCCGTGCCGCGACACTGAGCGGTTCGGCGATCGCTGCGTGCTGGAGCGGAACGTCGTCCGGGACG containing:
- a CDS encoding zinc-dependent alcohol dehydrogenase, which gives rise to MKSIVQTGPKDVDVTERQMPDPDDDQVVIKVHSTGVCGSDVHAFQYHNGFEWVALPRIMGHEYSGEITAIGGDVSQFSVGDRVVEDPTRRCGVCFQCRNGQENVCQDFSIKGMHRDGSYAEFTCAAATNLHLVPDDVPLQHAAIAEPLSVAARAVLTRSALTAGDTALVEGPGPIGLLTAAIADSMGASVLLSGLEPDADYRLPLANDLGIETIDLGRRELDSAASAFTDDIGFDVVFDATGHRSGVEIAAEQVRKGGQILIVGIPGEPSGIKMAPVVRGEIDIDTSYGSLWQNFRQALSLIEESVIEPEQIIDTSFSIDDPETAFTTFLEAQTTKPVFTFPE
- a CDS encoding universal stress protein produces the protein MIRGLVVAEKTDEHRDLLREAGEQALGADAELVLLQVVTRTEYEADSETLALIGSVENVSYDSQTVLNAAANDLQEMANDTLPEAVDVEAIAVASDDDEVAGTVLDVAADRDCDHVFMLGRHRSPTGKALFGDVAQEVVLGFDGYVTLNTS
- a CDS encoding ABC transporter ATP-binding protein, giving the protein MGALQISGLTKRFENDGNEITAADDISIEVADGDFLVLVGPSGCGKTTTLRCVGGLERPSEGNISLDAESLVGKPPQSRNIAMVFQDYALYPHMTARENMSFGLRMNTDLSAEEIETRVTDVAEMMGIESLSQKKPGELSGGQQQRVALGRAIVRDPEVFLMDEPLSNLDAKLRTTMRTEIQELQEKLETTTVYVTHDQTEAMTIGDSIAILNDGKLQQHGTPLECYHMPKNRFVAGFIGSPSMNFVDCTVSDRSLEYGGGSHSMSEDLRADLTDAPEEVTVGIRPSDIEIARDHVDDAVRCEINVVEPLGDVTHVYVTFDDTELVVTVDGERAVQNQRSVRVKFPDDKLHVFDQVTGEAIRNRAPPEDQSDLLRV